Proteins found in one Silene latifolia isolate original U9 population unplaced genomic scaffold, ASM4854445v1 scaffold_20.1, whole genome shotgun sequence genomic segment:
- the LOC141638259 gene encoding F-box/FBD/LRR-repeat protein At5g22660-like, whose product MVSSTIRQSVVFVNTRSKNHQDQQVFPSVHTGCAVKTMRPPIKLGKHTEGPISQYCSDRISSLPDELLSQILSFLPTRHAVSTSILSMATPFYIDNFHALQKSIQEVHYESGGQINCVPDGFFLCETLLSLKMIHHRNCNIKIPLSAWLPKLKILHLDHIIFSDFESMERLFSSCGLLEELTLKYCQCDTGSYAKHHTGILKVLIIEDCSLPSGTFEINTPNL is encoded by the exons ATGGTATCCTCCACAATTAGGCAGTCAGTTGTTTTTGTCAACACAAGGAGCAAAAATCATCAGGATCAACAGGTTTTCCCATCAGTACATACCG GTTGTGCTGTAAAGACCATGAGACCACCTATTAAACTTGGTAAACATACAGAAGGCCCAATAAGTCAGTATTGTTCGGATAGGATCAGCAGTTTACCTGATGAATTGCTCAGTCAAATACTTTCGTTTCTACCAACAAGACATGCTGTGAGCACAAGTATTCTATCAATGGCAACACCTTTTTACATTGACAACTT TCATGCTTTACAAAAGAGTATTCAAGAGGTTCATTATGAGAGCGGCGGTCAAATTAATTGTGTGCCTGATGGCTTCTTCCTGTGTGAAACACTATTGAGTTTGAAAATGATACATCACCGGAACTGTAATATTAAAATTCCTCTTTCCGCTTGGTTGCCAAAACTGAAGATCCTTCATTTGGATCATATCATATTCTCAGATTTTGAATCAATGGAAAGATTGTTTTCTAGCTGTGGATTGCTTGAAGAATTGACTCTCAAATATTGTCAGTGTGACACCGGCAGTTATGCTAAACATCATACCGGAATACTTAAAGTGCTTATAATAGAAGATTGCTCTCTTCCGTCGGGTACATTTGAGATTAACACCCCTAATCTTTGA